The DNA segment CCCCTGCAATTTGTCTGAACAGGACCGGGGTGCCATTTTGGTGTTCTACTACAACCGTGGTCCTTTCATTTTCTGTAGATGATTTAGGGTTCCAGGCGGCCAGGTATTTGCCGGGATGATATTTAAAGAATTTAACTACACCGGAAATGGGGTTTCTGTTGATGTGTACATTTACAGGCGACATAAATATCGAGACCTGTAGTCTTTTATCTTTAAAATATTCTCCTTCCAGCGTTTCTTCTATCACCACTACTTTTCCGTCTGCCGGACAGATCACAAGGTTCCCGCCACTTGTAAATGACCGGGATGGGTTCCTAAAGAATTGTAGGACCGTGATAAACAATAAAAAAGATAAAATGTAGATCAGCCACTTTAACCAGGTCATATCTGCAAATCTGTAATCGATGAATGCGTTGAGTACAAATATGAAAAGAACAGATAGTGCTATGGTGGTGTAACCCTCTTTATGTATGGTCATTGATATGGTATAATATGTTTGCGCAAAATTGGGAAAAAAAAATTACATTTTTGCCCTGTAAATGTCTTTAAGGTTTCGGCCAAGGCCAATATAATCCAGGCCATATCCTACTACAAATTCATTGGCAATTTCAAAACCTACGTATTCCAGTTCGGCAATTTCTGTTTTTAATGCTGCGGGTTTAAACAATAAAGCGCATACCCTAACTGAAGCGGGCGCTTGTTTGTGTACCTCATTTAAAATATGGCACAGTGTAAAACCGGTATCTACAATATCTTCCACAATGATGACGTCACGATTGTGCAGGTCCTCAGGTAAACCAAAGGCCTGTTTCATAGTTCCACTGCTTTCTGTACCCTCATAAGAAGAGACCCGGATAAAGCCGGCTTCGCAGGGCCCGTCAAATTCTCTCAGCAGGTCGGCCATAAAGAGGAAGCTGCCATTGAGTACGCCGATAAATACCGGGCTGCGGTTTTCGTAATCAACATTTAACTGTATGCCGATTAAACGGATACGTTTGCTGATGTTGTCGTTGTCCAAAAGGAGCTCAAATTCTTTACCGGCGATTTGAATTTTATTCATGGTATGGGTTTCATTAAAGCTGTCCTGTTTTCTCCTTCTCCTTTTCTTTCCGGCGTTGTTCGCGGCGCTCCTGCCTTAATTCTTTTTTTGTTTTTTGCGCTGTATCTAGCTTTGCCGGCTGGGTGGTTGTAGTATCTTTTTTATTGCGCCCAAATAAGCGGTCAAATAAGTTCTTTGAAGCGTCCTGTGTTTCAACAGCAGGCAGCGGGTCGTCGTTATCGAAAGCATTGGTGTCAATTTTAGCAGAGTCGGGCAGCAGATATTGCCGCAAACCTTCACGAAGGCGTACATTGTAGAAGCCATATCCGCTGGTATCGGCAGGGGTAAGTCCCCTTCTGGCCATAATGTTACCAATGTATTTGAAATAGGGATACAGGTAGTCTTTCAATCCGCCATCACCCCGGAACTTAAAGAGGGCAATTTTAGGGCGGGGGACAATATTGGCCAGAAAAATGCCTTCTCCTATGTTCAGGTCAGACGGTCTTTTGCCAAAATAGTATCGTGTAGCTTCTCCTATGCCATAAATGTTCTGCCCCATTTCGATAATGTTGAAATAAACCTCAAGCATACGATTCTTGCTGACCAGGTGGTTGTTTTCTATCAGCCAGACAATAAGGATCTCTTCAGCCTTTCTTGCGAGCGTTTTCTGACGGCTGAGGAAAACATTTTTAACCAGCTGCATAGAAATGGTGCTGCCGCCGCGTACAAACTTCTTTTCTTTAAAGTTTACGGCAAACGACTTGCGGATGGATTCCTGAACAAAGCCCTTATGTGTAAAAAAAGAAGGGTCTTCAGAAGTTAAGATCGCATTTTTAAAATTGCTTGAAACATCAGAAAGGGGCGTAAAGTTGGGATTGGAAGGCCCGATCATAATGTCGCGCATGGGTTTGCCCCGTTCATAGGGGGTATAAATAAAGTCACTGTTGATCTTTTGCAGGTTTGTTTTGCCCCATTTCAGGATCTTAAAGTTCATTGGTGTTAACGAGGAATTGAATTGCACGCTGTCGGGCAAAGCGCTATCCAGGTAAAAATTCAGGTCGTACCGTACTTTTCCGCTTACCTGCATCCCCTCAAGCGATTCAAAGAGTCCTTTAGGAAAGGCGCTCAATACTTCCTGGGCATCCTGGTCAGGAGCATGCAGCTGAAGTTCATAAATTTTGTGGGGTGAAAGGGTGTATTTTAAGTAAGGATGAATAGCGGCGTTTTTCAGAAATATAGTGGATGAGCTGTCAAGGGCCACAAAGTTTTTTCCGATCAGCATATCTGCATCAATTTTTGCATCCGGAACGATGATATCGTTCGAAGCGATCTTAGGATGGTTGATGAGCAGGTTTTTTACCGACCAGGAGCCTGAGATCTTAAAATTATCCCCGCTGTAATCGGCATTTTTCATTTCTGTCCTTACCGTATCAAAGCTGAACCTGGCCTGCAGTTTTCGCTCCAGATAGGGCAGCTCAACTTTTTTATTGTCGGCAAAAAGCATAACGTCCAGTTGTTTTTTGCCCGGTTTTACCGTTCCCTTGATGTGCCAGGTTGCTTCATTCCCATTTACTAGAATGGTCGAGTTCAGGTC comes from the Pedobacter heparinus DSM 2366 genome and includes:
- the hpt gene encoding hypoxanthine phosphoribosyltransferase, producing the protein MNKIQIAGKEFELLLDNDNISKRIRLIGIQLNVDYENRSPVFIGVLNGSFLFMADLLREFDGPCEAGFIRVSSYEGTESSGTMKQAFGLPEDLHNRDVIIVEDIVDTGFTLCHILNEVHKQAPASVRVCALLFKPAALKTEIAELEYVGFEIANEFVVGYGLDYIGLGRNLKDIYRAKM
- a CDS encoding phosphatidylserine decarboxylase family protein, with product MTIHKEGYTTIALSVLFIFVLNAFIDYRFADMTWLKWLIYILSFLLFITVLQFFRNPSRSFTSGGNLVICPADGKVVVIEETLEGEYFKDKRLQVSIFMSPVNVHINRNPISGVVKFFKYHPGKYLAAWNPKSSTENERTTVVVEHQNGTPVLFRQIAGALARRIVWYIKEGDTVTQNKEFGFIKFGSRVDIFLPLGTKVNLELNQVVKGGITVLAELA
- a CDS encoding transglycosylase domain-containing protein, with translation MHLPKINIPKKYIKIGAWVLGGFLLVLVIGGIIAYNKREALLEKMMAKAIAKADKDYGLDIKIGEYGFNGLNTVQMKGISVVPKDRDTLTTINDMTIGVKLFPLIFGDVKLSEINLNSGKVNIVFRDSLSNLDFFLKRKKKDSTENKSKIGLGDLAHNLLNQVLYKIPDNMEVKDFLLNVNDNDTAKLTFLTTTATIDDGDLNSTILVNGNEATWHIKGTVKPGKKQLDVMLFADNKKVELPYLERKLQARFSFDTVRTEMKNADYSGDNFKISGSWSVKNLLINHPKIASNDIIVPDAKIDADMLIGKNFVALDSSSTIFLKNAAIHPYLKYTLSPHKIYELQLHAPDQDAQEVLSAFPKGLFESLEGMQVSGKVRYDLNFYLDSALPDSVQFNSSLTPMNFKILKWGKTNLQKINSDFIYTPYERGKPMRDIMIGPSNPNFTPLSDVSSNFKNAILTSEDPSFFTHKGFVQESIRKSFAVNFKEKKFVRGGSTISMQLVKNVFLSRQKTLARKAEEILIVWLIENNHLVSKNRMLEVYFNIIEMGQNIYGIGEATRYYFGKRPSDLNIGEGIFLANIVPRPKIALFKFRGDGGLKDYLYPYFKYIGNIMARRGLTPADTSGYGFYNVRLREGLRQYLLPDSAKIDTNAFDNDDPLPAVETQDASKNLFDRLFGRNKKDTTTTQPAKLDTAQKTKKELRQERREQRRKEKEKEKTGQL